The genome window aaaataaaattataatttaaaatgtataatagttataaggaaaattgcactttttgtccatAAATTATAGGATAATTGTAAAATCCATCCCTAAGTTAGTTTAAGGATAAAGAGTGAGCATGAGAAGTTAAtaaaaggacgaaaagtgaaaCACTAATGATAGTTTAGGGTTGAAAAGTGAGGAAGATCAACACTTAGGGATCATTTATACAATTAtcatactccctctgtcccattttacctatcCTACTTACTATTGGTTAATCCAactctttattctttgtttattttctttattattttttacttatttttaaatttgattttttgtatttaatagtacttttacagtgagggactgatgatggataCCCAACATGAGTACCCGCTCGGTACCACCTAGCAAGCAATCGGATATGGCACTCTCAGACTCAACAATCAACACTCTGGACGTGACCAGTCAGCCTTAGCTCACTAAATCATCCTTCCATAACCTTCCCATCTCATTAATTATGATATTAAATCCCATTAACCACCAATTTGTTACCCATTAGTTACCCAATTAATTATCCATTTATTACCCATTAGTTACCCAATTAATTACCGATTTATCACCCTTTATTATCCATTTATTATTGGCTATTCTATTACTCCCCCTCCTACTATAATGGCACGTTTGGTTCGCGAAATAGACCTagaatggaatagcattcccagtaataggccTATTCCGCTGTTTGGTAACACATtttattcccaggaacaatgttcccgagaatgacctattccccttgtaaggggaatagagattcctaTTTTCAATTTTACCACATTGCGTTTTGGAGAAAGATCTTCCTTTTCCCAAAACGctcttgtattatttttaaaaaaaaattgtaactaagagcaattaatACTCCTTAAATAAATGAGTTTTTAGTTTTGAAGGCTTCCTCATcatgttgttaatttcaaaagagaagtagtgcttctcttatatagaggagctcaaatgatCACCTCTTCATAAGTTACCGATGTGTGATCAAAAACTCTAATTTGTgttagaaaattattttatatataattttgttttgtattattattattattcattttttcttattattgttattaatattattataagttttattttattattacataataataatattattaatattaataataacattaatcccttattattattattattattattattattattattattactactactactactactactacatattttataagggtatttatgtcttttaaaacatatttcatttcaatttcctATACCAatcaaacactgtaatataattcctaaagtctatttcttccgcgaaccaaacaatagaatacaattcatattctattccttgtctattccattccttatggaatagcaaTCCTATtaccttaaaattcattccgtgaaccaagcGTGCTGTAAAAGGAGTCAGGAACCAAGAATGGGGGCGGCTCCATCTCTCTGtagaaaacaacaaaacaatacgtacaaaaattatcaacaaaatagtgaATGTCTGGCTTGGCATCGCCCAAAAAGGCATGTGATTTTGGTTTCCACGTTAAAATTACGAAgtctctctttattttttatattcattatttatcTTTCATTGGCTCAATCGATAATATTGGCTCGTCGAGTGACTACCCCAGGTCACAAAAGcaacaaatataataagtcaaaattaaataaattgaagaaaaaaattaactgTTTAGGATATGGGCCAAGTTGGGCTAAGATTTTTATTGTGTGGCACAATTCAATTTTACTCATTTTAACCAAATTAGTTCAATCTCGtttaaataataagtaataaccaTATAGACGATGGGCCAACATGCTTATTTGACACTACTCAGAAAAGAAGATTATGTGTGAGTTTGTGAgattagaatttagaaaaataCTTTTCGAGTTAAAATCTTAAAACACATTTTTGAcaagaaatgaattagtttatttttttttatatttattttctattgatACAGAGCATCAACATCAATGAATAATATTGGGTTTTAAAATAGTATACAATGACATGGAAGAAATAGAAAGGGGAAAGGAGAAAGTCCAGGATCATCTGCAAAGAAAGTATTTTGGAACAGTGCAAGAGTAAGGAAATGGTTCGTGCGCGTTTTGCGCACAACAGGTGCCCACTCGAACGCTTGCAGTGCACGCAGACGTGCCTGacatctatgtttttttttaaatcgtttttttttctttccttctcattttctcttttctcatcacacttacaaaaaccaCAAAATAATCTTACTACTATGAACAttagaaaattacaaaattgattttcaaattaaaaagttatcTTTCGAGTTTCTCAACAAGcctttactatatatataaagtgcaGAGAAGGGGAGACGGAATTGAGAAAAGATGAATTGCTTGCTCTCAGACTTTCGTCGTAGCAACTCAAGCTAGCCTAGTACACAAAGTAGTTCTGTTAGTTCAGTAGTTGTAATCCGAATCCGAAAAGTAAAAGTAACCCATTCCAGTTCTCCttgttttcattttgttttttcttatgAAAATCTTGTTTTGAAACTCCAGTTTTTATGTTACTTTGTACCGGAATCCATGGAAACCAAAGTCCTATCCAGCGGAATCCGGCACACTTCCCTCCCTGAAAACTACGTCCGGCCTGAATCCGACCGGCCAAGGCTATCGGAGGTCGCCGACTGCAACAATGTTCCGGTCATCGATTTGGGCTGCGGAGAACGAGAGCTAATAGTCAAACAAATTGCGCAAGCCTGCTCCGAATATGGATTTTTCCAGGTCAATTTTCCAATTTCCGACATgccatttaattttaatttggaccGACAATGTCGCATTTTCTTGTACTTATcgctaattattttaaaattaaggtTATAAATCATGGGGTACCAAAGAAAGCGATAGAGGACATGTTAAAAGTAGCCCAAGAATTTTTCCAGTTACCGGTAGAGGAGAAGATGAAGCTCTACTCCGACGACCCATCAAAAACCATGAGACTTTCCACTAGCTTTAATGTTAAAAAAGAGACTGTTCATAACTGGAGAGACTATCTTAGACTTCACTGCCATCCATTGGAGAAATACTCACCAGAATGGCCTTCAAACCCCTCTTCTTTCAGGTCAGTCCTCTCTCTATCTTCATTTCCTGTTTCCCAATCAAGTCCAATTTGTGGTTCCATGCAATTATTTGTGCAATTTGGTTTCTGGAAGGGTCTATAAATTAGGGTTTCTCATGCAACACATGACATGCAGTTGTTTTCACGTAAGTAGGACTGTACTTTGTCTAGACTAAAATACCTTAAAGTAATCCCATTATAGTcaaggttttaaaattttttatatgttgTGGGGAcactaatataattatgaaatcaTTACActattaacaattttatttgtcaattttaattgctaattaaggaattaagtaATAGATTTGTGACTTTGCTTGAGATTCCATATAAAAGTAATTGTATCAGCTGATTTCAGCACCAACTAATAACACTTTTGGAGTTTTGGTTGGTGAAAAGCTTTGTCTGAATCCACCAAATTAGACCCATGAACACCCGAATATACAGTGATTAAAGTAATCTTTTTCAAAACACTTtatactaaaaattttaaaatcaagttTAAAATTTGGGATCCAGCCCTCCTAACTCAACCACACCACAATAAATTTTTAACTGTGTCCGTGTCATATGGTCCCCAAACATGTGACTCTTTTTGATCCGGTCGcttattgtttatatttatttcttgATTTGGTGTTACCGATTTGGTGTTAGGTAACAACTCAACTACATCACAAAGCTTacctcaaaataaaaaaaatagggtAATTCTAGTCAAAATGATTAAGAATACAAATTTGTAACTACAAAGTCACGGGCGCGGCTCAAATCCTAGCCTTCTCGGTTTAAGCTGATAGACAACTTGGCTGGTTTAACTCATTGTGGACCTTTGGTGGTTAGGATCACAATGCGGAGTTTACCTAGTATACACCCTCATGTAGTGATCGCCGGTTTCcctcatcaccaaaaaaaaaaaaaaatagtatatcaCACCCAAGTGattttattttaacatataataatgatatgaaaattctataatattaaaaaggcgtgattttttttttgagaagtatTATAATACTATCATACTATGCtgcataaaaataatttagatcaataatttgaatttctatGGGGAAATTAGAATGATAAAAGTGTATTGCTCTCACCAAACCGGTgattattttataaatcattGTAAGCGCAAATCACGCAATTTACCTTTGGAGGTAAATATTAGAATATAGTAAATCATTATAATTAATCAAATGGTATTTTCCGTAATTCATTAAATAGACATTGGgaatatttttttgaacaaaatgCCAACGGCGTTTGTCTGAAAGGTCGTGCCTGGCATAGGGTGTGTCAGGTCACGGCTTCTAGACATTTTCGGCAGCACGTGAATGACGCAAGCCATGAAGACAGCAGATGGCGTGGGTAGTGACGTTAGATGCCACGTAGGAAAGATAAAAACGCGTTTTTTAATTGGCCTGGGTAGTGACGTTGTGGCGGTGACGTGCTTTGAGCAGTTAAATCATGTGACTGCACGATAGGGTTGCCGTGTTTCATgacatttcaaatttttaatgacATTacgaattaaaataaaataactctcaaattttactttatGATGTAACAGACATTAAtaaactactccgtattatttttcaTGTCTCTTTACATCaagattttatatataagaacaaaaatttgagcttaaaaaataaaaatacacataatatttttcttataataaaATGGTAAGGACTCATATATAGCATGACGTAGTACTTTTTAGACATTTCAATGATATTCGATTTATTCCAGGGATTATGTGATATGTTCCGGGTCCGTTTTAGGACTTAGAaaatattctttcaaaaataaattttagaaaataatttattatttaaaaatattttaattctttagCGTTTGGCTAatagtttaaaaatattttgattgaaagttaggaaatcatatttttttcttttggtttatttttctataaatatacatatttttgtaataaaacaacaacaatagtaaCTAGTGGTGGgcgtggtaataataataattcagaaACTAACTTGAAGAGAGAAgagaaacaataaaataaaaatttgaaaattattttccgactaaaatttaagaagaaattttttgacaaattgaatattttttccGTTGAttagaatgaatattttctttgaatacccAAATACAAAAACAATTTCGAAACATACCCTaagtgaaaaatataatatggactcttattttttactccactttttattttcacatttaaatttttgaaatatacatttttgaaactcacatgatgaaaataggACATCTTTGATAATTGACGGATCTACTGCTTTTAGCATTTTGACCAAGTCAAAACACAGAAAGTATCATTTGGTGCGTGGCAGCTCCAAACTGTTAAAATTTGAAACGCTGCAAATAATAGCCTTTTAGAATAacgttttggagaaaattttttCTTTACTCAAAATATCCAtcgatttatttgttttattttttaactttgattgtttttgaaaaaaaaagctTTGACTATATAACATTTAGCGATGCATTTTCAAACTAGATAAGGTTTGAATATTAGTCCTACAAGAGACTCGGTAATCGGTCATGAATCAATTATGTAAATCActaactaaattaattattaaaaaatttgaataatggaattaaatacaaaaaaaaaaaaatcatatgataaccaattaatatttgaaagtgatTTTAGCATTGAAATGTAACATAAATCTTACTTCACATAGGGATAAAGGATTATTAGTAATTTctatcatttttctttatttatttttacattcgATGAGGTTTGTTACTTTTTCATCAATTGAATTCatggaaaaatattttcaaagaatgtattttatggtaataactttttgaagaaaattaattaacacgTTAGGTCTTATTCTGGAAACATAAGAATTAAATTACTTAGAAAATTAATTACGATGTTTGGTTCACATAAGCTTTTCCAGAAAATTTTGGAAATCTCTAATATATCCTtgttatatacaaatattatatatataaaaataattgagagtttaataaatcacttgtaaattaataaatcatataCCAAAACAAGAacaatattcaaaatataaaatactccgtagtatgtACGTAAAGAAGTGTTGggagacaattttttttggataaatagTGTTGTATTCTTTCATAATGGTTAGAAAgacaaatttcttatatttataatacactCTTCACCTAGCACCAAAAAGGATAAATGAGCAATTGAATAAATTTGGTATATTTTCAATTACCCAGGAAAAATAATCATACCTCTCATAATGTAGCTTATAATTATTACGTTCCATGAATTGGTTGACCTCACgtacttttaattaaatactaaagTATGTAACTAATTAGATGGTGCCACGTTAGGAGGGAAAATTAAGGAGAAAAATTTTAGTAGTGTATAACATTACTCTTAAATAAATCTTAAACAAGTAAAGAaacaatacaatatatataataataaatgtaaattgtttggcaataaaaaaaatgaatgcatTCATCTTACGTTCTTGCCTACCATTAGACAATAATTTCATTGTTGCTAATTATATATGGGattttcaatgcatcaattgatattttgtcaatttGCATCGAGTACAAATCATAACGATAACGATTTACGTCTTTGAAAATTTCAATAAGCATAAATTAGTATTATTCAATAATATCCCTAGTATTCCTTAGAAAAAACCAAAGGTAACATAGTCCACAGAATTTGTGTGGACTATGCTACATAATACTAGAAAATGTTGTTCTCTTGGAGCATCCGTTATTGAAATTGGTAGCATATGCTTATGTGTATGAAAAAGacagaattttattttatttgaatatcgAAACGTATGCAAAGAAAATTAGGGAGTTTGGATGAATGATGGAGCAAAGTGTAATTATCAGATAATTATAATATGCATTTTAATGTAATTGAATGCAGTCGGTTCAATTATTGAGTGTATGATTATCTGTATTGCAGTTACATATTAGTAATTTATTCAACTGTCTATAAGAGTGCTGGTAGCCTGGTAGGGCTAATAAGAGTTGATTGAGTCATAAGGGTGTGattgaaaacttgaaaaaaaaaaagtatttaaaaagtcatttaatttttttttttttagtatttggttatttatgaaaataatgtaaatgaaaaatattcattttagtcaaaagaaataatatttattttgacaaaaattgtctttcaaaattttattcagAAGACATTTTTCAAATTCCTTTCTCATGCTCAgttctctctctcactctttctcTATGATTGTTAAATGAGCAGGATAGTCTACTATTTACCTAGTTACTATTTGGATTGGACCAAATTAGtgtcatttaaattttagtttaaatagGTTGGACCAACAATAAAAACATACCTTAGCCCGTCCCATTGcccctttttcttttaaaggttaatttttattttttttttacttcttttctcaatttatttaGTTCATTAGGGTTAGGATGGAGGGCAAaacaccaaaattttatttttaaaatttttttaggttttgttcttaaaaaaaaaaaaaaaatagttcaatTGGGTTGGATGAGTTGAGTCCAACAATAAAAGTTTGGATCCAATCTGGCccatatacccaaaaaaaagtttattttgtttttgtttctttttcttttcttccactttttaatatattttataacaaataaatttgtaatagatttctattatattttttaaaaagtgaaagaaatagaattttttttttataatttccagcaaaacacaaaaaagaagaagataattttataacttttagCCAAACactataaaatgaaaatattttttgaaaaataagtcattatctaaaaattattttttaaaaaatatttttgaattttgaaatggaCTCCAAGaactattttacttttatatctAATGGCTTAACTTCAATTGTGTTGTTTAGACACAATTTTGGGCATTTGGCTATGTTGaaattgttttttgttgttgttgttatacttggttaaacaactaaaataggtgtttattaattatccttttttttcttaaattatcttttttcattcaaaaagtttaatttgaaaaattgcTTTGAGCAATGTTTTTCAATCAagggtttgaaaaaaaaaaaattgtctccAAAATGCCTTTAtacataacaaaattttaaaaaactaaacaaaaaataattcgccaatgaccttgtggtctactGACACGAAATGACTCTCCCGAATGGGAGGTCGAGTTCGACTCTTCGTGCTTCGGTAGTTGCAacaagtcagtagtactcagaaacaaaaataataattggtGAGACTTAGATTATTAGTCGTTTAtcattataaacaatatttattatttattaaatgtaatcattatataattaataaagtattactattgttattgttatacaacatatttttataagattttttacacgttaaattatatttttcaatgtcGTGAGTTATAATGTCATATATTTTGTAAAGTTATATCTTGTGTTTTGTCAATGACACATATAGAGAGAATACCACTTGCAATGCACAAGGTACAACCTTGCAAATTAAGTACACTAGTACAAgccattatttttatattgttgcTAAGAAAAAGTGTTTGCATCCATATACAGGGCTATTGTGAGCAATTATGTGAAGGAAGTTCGAGAACTTGGATTTAGAGTAGAAGAAGCCATATCAGAAAGCTTAGGCCTGGAAAAGAGTAGCATCCGCGAGGTGTTGGGCGAGCAGGGTCAGCACATGGCCGTCAACTTCTACCCTCCGTGCCCGGAACCGGAGCTCACTTACGGCTTGCCGGCGCATACTGACCCCAATGCCCTCACCATTCTCCTTCAAGACACGCAGGTTTCAGGCCTCCAAGTCCTCAAGGATGGCAAGTGGTTGGCTGTCAAACCTCACCCAGATGCCTTTGTTGTCAACCTTGGTGATCAACTGCAGGTAATTAAGTACTAccccctccgtcccattttatgtgtctggttcggttaagaagacttgactgaagttatttttaattcaattttgtagagtttattaccaaaatggtccct of Ipomoea triloba cultivar NCNSP0323 chromosome 3, ASM357664v1 contains these proteins:
- the LOC116011870 gene encoding protein DOWNY MILDEW RESISTANCE 6-like, giving the protein METKVLSSGIRHTSLPENYVRPESDRPRLSEVADCNNVPVIDLGCGERELIVKQIAQACSEYGFFQVINHGVPKKAIEDMLKVAQEFFQLPVEEKMKLYSDDPSKTMRLSTSFNVKKETVHNWRDYLRLHCHPLEKYSPEWPSNPSSFRAIVSNYVKEVRELGFRVEEAISESLGLEKSSIREVLGEQGQHMAVNFYPPCPEPELTYGLPAHTDPNALTILLQDTQVSGLQVLKDGKWLAVKPHPDAFVVNLGDQLQALSNGKYKSVWHRAVVNSDRERMSVASFLCPSDDAVISAPKQLSDDGSPAVYRNFTYDEYYKKFWSRNLDQEHCLELFKN